Genomic segment of Microbacterium sp. BH-3-3-3:
GTCGTGGGTCTCGAACTCGGCGCCGACGACTACGTGACGAAGCCCTACTCCACCCGCGAGCTGCTGGCCCGCATGCGGGCGGTCCTGCGCCGACGCGCTCCGGAGGAGGCCGATCTCGACGACCGCATCCTCACCGGCGGACGGGTCGTGCTCGACATCGACCGGCACACGGTCGCCGTCAACGGTGCGGAGATCAGCATCCCGCTCAAGGAGTTCGAGCTCCTCGAGGTGCTCATGCGCAACGCCGGGCGCGTGCTGACCCGCGGCCAGCTCATCGACCGGGTATGGGGCACCGACTACTTCGGCGACACGAAGACGCTCGACGTGCACATCAAGCGCATCCGCTCGCGCATCGAAGAGAACCCCAGCGACCCCAGCATGCTCGTCACCGTGCGTGGACTCGGCTACCGCTTCGAGGGCTGACCCTCCCACGAACGACGAAGGCGCCGACGATCGGATCGTCGGCGCCTTCGTCGTGTTTCAGGACGAGGGGGTCGGGCTCGGCGTCGGGGTCACCGTGGGCAGCACGGGGATCGGCGTCAGCGAGGGCGACGGGGTCGCGGTCGGCGCCAGCGGCGCGAGGTACTCCAGGGCGCCGTCGAGGACGGGGACCTGCATGAGCGCCCCTTCGCCGTCACCGGACTGGAAGTAGACCGACACCGTGGATCCGGGCTGGGCGTCGATGCCGTCGAGGCGCAGGGGCTCGACGTCGTTCGCGAGGTCGCCCAGGCTCAGCGTGCGCTGGGCCGGGACGTTCACCGAGGAACGCACGGCCGACGAGCCCTCGCCGACCTCGATGCGCAGGGTCTGCGGGTCGGTGGTGTCGTTGACGACGGCGGCGACGAAATTGCCCACCGTTCCGTCGCCGTTCGCGACGATCAGGACGTTGCGTACCGACAGTGGGCCGGACTCCGCGGGGACGTTGATCCCGTCAGAGGCGGAGTAGTCGATGGTGGTCGCCTGCGGGGCGAGGATGTTGCATCCAGTCGTGCCCAGCACGACGGCGGCACCCACGGCGATGGACGCGATCAGGCGCGTTTTCACGGATCCTCCAAGATCGACAGACGACATCGTCATCATCCTACGGGGTTCGCGGTGTCCGCCCGCCCTCGCACGCACGGGAAGGGGAGGTCGGCAAAGGTGGGCGGAACAATAGCGCATCTGAGCCTGTGGTATCCTGGGTGTTGCCGAAAGGACATAACTCCATGCTTTTTGAGGTTGGCGAGACCGTCGTTTACCCGCACCATGGCGCGGCCACGATCATCGAGGTCAAGGAACGCGTCATCAAGGGCGAGACGAAGAAATACCTGAAGCTCAACGTCACGCAGGGAGACCTCGTCATCGAGGTCCCGGCCGACAACGTCGACCTCGTCGGCGTTCGCGACGTGATCGGCAAAGAGGGTCTCGACCGCGTCTTCGAGGTGCTGCGTGCACCCTTCACCGAGGAGCCGACCAACTGGTCGCGTCGCTACAAGGCGAACCTCGAGAAGCTCGCCTCCGGCGATGTCATCAAGGTCAGCGAGGTCGTCCGCGACCTGTGGCGCCGCGACCAGGATCGCGGACTGTCGGCCGGCGAGAAGCGCATGCTCGCCAAGGCGCGGCAGATTCTCGTCTCCGAGCTCGCTCTGGCCGAGAAGACCGACGAAGACCGTGCGGGCCTCGTGCTCGACGAGGTCCTCGCGTCCTGACGCCCTCCGCTCCGGTCGACGGGGCGCGCGCTAGCGTGGGCGGGTGACTTCTGCACCCGCTCCTCGTCTCGCGATCATCGTCGTCGCCGCCGGTTCCGGTACGCGCCTGAACGGCGGCGGCCCGAAGGCGTTCGTCGCGCTCGACGAGCACACGATCCTGCACCACGCGTTGCGGGGCGTGTTCTCGGGGCCCGACGCGCAGACCATCGTCGTCGTGCCCGTCGGCTACGAGACCGAGGCCCTCGCCTCGGCGCGCGCCGCGGGCGGGCGCGACGACCGCGTGACGGTGGTCACGGGGGCGCAGACGCGTCAGCAGTCGGTCGCCGCCGGCCTCGCGGCGCTCGGCGCTGAGGTCGACATCGTCCTCGTGCACGACGCCGCCCGTGCGCTCACCCCGCCCGCCGTCTTCGACCGTGTGGTCGCCGCCGTCGCCGCGGGGGCGGCCGCTGTCATCCCCACCGTCCCGGTCGTCGACACCATCAAGCGCGTCGACACCGACGGCCGCGTCGTCGAGGGCGTCGACCGTTCCGAGCTCGCGGCCGCACAGACGCCGCAGGGCTTCCGCCGGGCCGAGCTCGAGGCGGCCGTGGCCGTGGCCGACGCGGATCACACCGACGACGCCGCACTGGTCGCGGCGGCCGG
This window contains:
- the ispD gene encoding 2-C-methyl-D-erythritol 4-phosphate cytidylyltransferase produces the protein MTSAPAPRLAIIVVAAGSGTRLNGGGPKAFVALDEHTILHHALRGVFSGPDAQTIVVVPVGYETEALASARAAGGRDDRVTVVTGAQTRQQSVAAGLAALGAEVDIVLVHDAARALTPPAVFDRVVAAVAAGAAAVIPTVPVVDTIKRVDTDGRVVEGVDRSELAAAQTPQGFRRAELEAAVAVADADHTDDAALVAAAGHAVVTVAGDASSFKITTAPDLQRARALVSSSASAEAAKDVPRVGLGTDVHGFGGDGTLWLAGLEWPGEPALSGHSDGDAVAHAIVDALLAASGLGDIGTHFGTDRPEFAGAHAEAFLAHTLGLLHTAGWRVGNVAVQVQANRPRFAGRREEAERVLSAALGGAPVAVSATTTDGLGFTGRTEGVAAFATALVVPI
- a CDS encoding CarD family transcriptional regulator, with protein sequence MLFEVGETVVYPHHGAATIIEVKERVIKGETKKYLKLNVTQGDLVIEVPADNVDLVGVRDVIGKEGLDRVFEVLRAPFTEEPTNWSRRYKANLEKLASGDVIKVSEVVRDLWRRDQDRGLSAGEKRMLAKARQILVSELALAEKTDEDRAGLVLDEVLAS
- a CDS encoding response regulator transcription factor, with amino-acid sequence MTRVLIVEDEPDLADPLAYLLRREGYEVEIAEDGTLALAAFRERGADILLLDLMLPGMPGTEVCRQLRLTTQVPIIMLTAKDSEVDIVVGLELGADDYVTKPYSTRELLARMRAVLRRRAPEEADLDDRILTGGRVVLDIDRHTVAVNGAEISIPLKEFELLEVLMRNAGRVLTRGQLIDRVWGTDYFGDTKTLDVHIKRIRSRIEENPSDPSMLVTVRGLGYRFEG